A genome region from Tachyglossus aculeatus isolate mTacAcu1 chromosome 1, mTacAcu1.pri, whole genome shotgun sequence includes the following:
- the CGAS gene encoding cyclic GMP-AMP synthase → MGTAARDNVGPSRGPGIATRDAVGTSWGTAGSAWDTDPVARDNVGASRGPGTASRDAVGTSRGPGTATRDSLGTARGTAVGARDTGTAARDAVGASRGKGAATGDNVGTARGTAVGTRDTGTAARDNVGTSRGTAASRGTAGAALDMGTVARDNVGASRGTGTATRDAVGTSRGTGTAARDAVGTSRGTGGAALDTGTVARGNVGASRGMRTAARDAVGASGGTGTAARDDVGAFWGTAGAAWDTDTVARGNVGASRGMGTATRDAVGTSRGTGTAARDSVGAPRGTAGVALDTGTVARGNVGASRDSVGAPRGTAGAALDTGTVARGNVGASRGTRTAARDAVGASGGTGTAARDNVGTSRGTGTAARDDVGASWGTAGAALETGTVARGNAGASWGMGTAARDAVGASWGTAGAALETGTVARGNVGASLDTGTVARGNAGASRGLGTATRDAVGASWGTGGAALETGTVARGNVGASLDTGTVARGNAGASRGLGTATRDAAGASWGTGGAALETGTVARGNVGASLDTGTVARGNVGASRGLGTATRDAVGASWGTGGAALETGTVARGNVGASLDTGTVARGNAGASRGLGTATGDAVGASRGTGTATRAPRRSAKSPTVLGGAPGPLEWVGARDAPGLGARAARGRRPARLRPVLESLILRRGARAEAADTVNRLAGLLLRRLPARHPAFQGLARVGAGSYYEHVKISAPNEFDIMLKLPLPRVKLEEVDSSGAFYRVKFKRIPRRNPLTSFLEDDETLSASKILSKFRDLIKKEVKDINDMDIVVERKKPGSPAVTLLIQSTTEISVDLILTLELRSSWPISTKNGLNVEKWLGNKVKQELKYEPVYLVPKHAKEGRIFRAETWRLSFSHIEKKILRKHGHTKTCCESNGVKCCRKECLKLMKHLLEKLKKKFEAQTVLDKFCSYHIKTAFLNLCAIHPEDDQWQLSDLDRCFDNCIVYFLQCLRNGQLIHFFISTYNLFNPDQIDKTSIECLIKEIEFERNNMFPVFDE, encoded by the exons ATGGGCACCGCTGCCAGGGACAATGTGGGCCCATCTCGGGGCCCGGGCATCGCAACCAGGGACGCCGTGGGCACATCTTGGGGCACCGCCGGCTCAGCCTGGGACACGGACCCTGTTGCCAGGGACAACGTGGGCGCATCCCGGGGCCCGGGCACCGCATCCAGGGACGCTGTGGGCACATCTAGGGGCCCGGGCACCGCAACCAGGGACTCTTTGGGCACAGCTCGGGGCACCGCCGTTGGAGCCCGGGACACGGGCACTGCTGCCAGGGACGCTGTGGGCGCATCTCGGGGCAAGGGCGCAGCAACCGGGGACAATGTGGGCACAGCTCGGGGCACCGCCGTTGGAACCCGGGACACGGGCACCGCTGCCAGGGACAATGTGGGCACATCTCGGGGCACGGCCGCATCTCGGGGCACCGCCGGCGCAGCCTTGGACATGGGCACTGTTGCCAGGGACAACGTGGGGGCATCCCGGGGCACGGGCACCGCAACCAGGGACGCTGTGGGCACCTCTAGGGGCACGGGCACCGCAGCCCGGGACGCTGTGGGCACATCTAGGGGCACCGGCGGCGCAGCCTTGGACACGGGCACTGTTGCCAGGGGTAACGTGGGCGCATCCCGGGGCATGAGGACCGCAGCCCGGGATGCTGTGGGCGCATCTGGGGGCACGGGCACAGCAGCCCGGGACGATGTGGGCGCATTTTGGGGCACCGCCGGCGCAGCCTGGGACACGGACACTGTTGCCAGGGGCAACGTGGGAGCATCCCGGGGCATGGGGACCGCAACCAGGGATGCTGTGGGCACCTCTAGGGGCACGGGCACCGCAGCCCGGGACTCTGTGGGCGCACCTCGGGGCACCGCCGGAGTAGCCTTGGACACGGGCACTGTTGCCAGGGGCAACGTGGGAGCATCCCGGGACTCTGTGGGCGCACCTCGGGGCACCGCCGGAGCAGCCTTGGACACGGGCACTGTTGCCAGGGGCAACGTGGGAGCATCCCGGGGCACGAGGACCGCAGCCCGGGATGCTGTGGGCGCATCTGGGGGCACGGGCACCGCAGCCAGGGACAATGTGGGCACATCCAGGGGCACGGGCACAGCAGCCCGGGACGATGTGGGCGCATCTTGGGGCACCGCCGGCGCAGCCTTGGAGACGGGCACTGTTGCCAGGGGCAACGCGGGAGCATCCTGGGGCATGGGGACCGCAGCCAGGGATGCTGTGGGCGCATCTTGGGGCACCGCCGGCGCAGCCTTGGAGACGGGCACTGTTGCCAGGGGCAACGTGGGAGCATCCCTGGACACGGGCACTGTTGCCAGGGGCAACGCGGGAGCATCCCGGGGCCTGGGGACCGCAACCAGGGATGCTGTGGGCGCATCTTGGGGCACCGGCGGCGCAGCCTTGGAGACGGGCACTGTTGCCAGGGGCAACGTGGGAGCATCCCTGGACACGGGCACTGTTGCCAGGGGCAACGCGGGAGCATCCCGGGGCCTGGGGACCGCAACCAGGGATGCTGCGGGCGCATCTTGGGGCACCGGCGGCGCAGCCTTGGAGACGGGCACTGTTGCCAGGGGCAACGTGGGAGCATCCCTGGACACGGGCACTGTTGCCAGGGGCAACGTGGGCGCATCCCGGGGCCTGGGGACCGCAACCAGGGATGCTGTGGGCGCATCTTGGGGCACCGGCGGCGCAGCCTTGGAGACGGGCACTGTTGCCAGGGGCAACGTGGGAGCATCCCTGGACACGGGCACTGTTGCCAGGGGCAACGCGGGAGCATCCCGGGGCCTGGGGACCGCAACCGGGGATGCTGTGGGCGCATCCCGGGGCACGGGCACCGCAACCCGGGCACCTAGGCGCTCAGCCAAGAGCCCGACCGTCTTGGGTGGTGCCCCGGGCCCGCTGGAGTGGGTCGGTGCCCGCGATGCCCCCGGGCTCGGTGCCCGCGCTGCCCGGGGCCGGCGGCCGGCGCGGCTGCGGCCGGTGCTGGAGTCGCTGATCCTGCGGCGCGGGGCCCGGGCGGAGGCGGCCGATACAGTCAACCGGCTGGCGGGGCTACTGCTTAGACGCCTGCCCGCCCGACACCCCGCCTTCCAGGGCCTCGCCAGGGTCGGCGCCGGCAGCTACTACGAGCACGtcaag ATTTCAGCTCCGAATGAGTTTGACATCATGCTCAAATTGCCACTACCCAGAGTTAAACTAGAAGAAGTTGATTCCAGTGGTGCTTTCTATCGAGTGAAGTTTAAGAGAATTCCACGAAGAAACCCCCTGACTAGCTTTTTGGAGGATGATGAGACGTTATCAGCTTCTAAAATACTTTCAAAATTTAGGGATCTCATTAAGAAAGAAGTAAAAGACATAAATG ATATGGACATCGTTGTGGAAAGAAAGAAACCTGGAAGTCCTGCAGTAACCCTTCTTATACAAAGCACTACTGAAATATCAGtggatctaatcctgactttggaATTGAGAAGCTCCTGGCCCATAAGTACAAAAAATGGCCTAAACGTTGAGAAGTGGCTGGGAAACAAAGTAAAGCAGGAGTTAAAGTACGAACCGGTGTACCTCGTACCGAAGCATGCTAAGGAAGGACGGATTTTCAGAG CAGAAACATGGAGGCTTTCCTTTTCACACATTGAGAAGAAAATATTAAGAAAACATGGACACACTAAAACATGCTGTGAATCTAATGGAGTGAAATGTTGCAG GAAAGAATGCCTTAAACTAATGAAGCATCTTCTTGAAAAGCTGAAGAAAAAGTTTGAGGCTCAAACTGTGTTGGACAAATTCTGTTCCTACCATATCAAAACTGCCTTTCTCAATCTATGTGCCATTCACCCAGAGGATGACCAGTGGCAGTTAAGTGACCTGGACAGATGTTTTGACAACTGTATCGTGTATTTTCTTCAGTGCCTCAGAAATGGACAacttattcatttttttatttccaCATACAATCTCTTCAATCCTGACCAGATAGACAAGACTAGTATAGAATGTCTGATAAAAGAAATTGAATTTGAAAGAAACAATATGTTCCCTGTGTTTGATGAATGA